The Cygnus olor isolate bCygOlo1 chromosome 22, bCygOlo1.pri.v2, whole genome shotgun sequence DNA window TTTTTCTGCACTCACAACTAGTAGAGTCACAAAACACACAGACCTCTTTAGGAAAACTAaacaaccagaagaaaaaaaattattgcatCACGTGCTGAGTCCTGAGTATAATGAGTACTCTCATCACTCTCGTGTCTGTTTGTGTTATTCAATAGAGCTGGCCCTTCCACTTTCTACAGGCATCACCTTTGTACTGATATTTCTGAGCCTACTACCGATGCAAGTAAGAAGACCAGCTTAAAGGATGCCCAACCCCATTTCCACTGCAGCAAAGCCAGCAAGCCTGCTGAACTCACCCTCTCTGAAAAAGGCAGGGCAGATGGAGATGAGGCAAAGCCCAAGCTGCCTGACAGTCTGCTCTTGGAAAACCACTCGAGtctgcctctgcctctcctgcttTATGACAGAGTGTTGTTACAGCACACTGCCAGTGATCGCTCATTTGCAATAAACagaagctgcattttatttttactttaccctctgataaaacaaacaaacaaaacaaacaaacaaacaaacaaaaaacaacacaaaattgCCAATAAAACACcttcagctgtaaaataaagGAGGTAACCATAACAGCTGTTCCCAGAAGGGAATAAGAACGGAGAGGAACTAAATATTCAGGGAATTGCTGCCCAAGGAGCAGGGGGAAGTGGTTTTGTGGGGCCCCTCAGTACTATTTAAGTTGAGCTTGGGGTCCAAAGGATAACTGGGaggtttctgttgcttttatttgttttaggCTGGTAAGTTATCATTTAGTTTAAGATTTGGTATGTTTCTCCAACTTTCTTGACTTATGGAAGCTAATTATGGTGTCTGTTGTTAGGAGAAATGTACTGGGGAAACAAGGAAATTGGAAGAGGCTGAGATCACCCTGTGTGGCTTGTAGATAACTATAGGTCCTAAAATTGTtgtatgcagatttttttttttaatatttattttctcaaagttTTAAGTGTTACTGAAAACTGAGGCTCCTAATACATTCACTGCTTTGATTTCCAATTAGAGGTTATACTTCTGCATTGAGAAGACTatctggtctgatttttttctttatttttaagcaagtgTAAATACAGATACCTAGAAGAAGCCATGTGACTATTGGGAATCTTAcgtttttaagaaaaatgtgtctgGCTTCAGTGGGAAGCCaaaaaaatgcttgtgtttCAGAAGCCTTTTAGTGCTTGAGGGTACTTTGTTCAACTTAATGTTCTgcagtttcttatttttctaatggTTCTTGTAAATATGATACTGTGCTTCTGGTTGAAAGGGTGGATGTCTGCTTAAAGCTGCAAAACATAGTGCTCTGAAATACACTGGTCTTGGTGCAAGATATTAATTAATAGTGTGGCTGTGCTGTCTTGGTTAGCCCCAAGTCTGACCCTTTCTCTGTAATGgccatggaaagaaaacaagcccaTGTGGCttcaacctgaaaaaaattagaGTCCTTTGTGGAGACTAACTGTGCAAGGTTAGTCTTTCAACCTTAACAAAGACCATTTCCTTGGTTAGTTACCTTCCCTTTACTGGTACTCCAGCTGAAAGTTCAAGCTCAATTTCTCCTTCATGCTGAAGGAGTTTCTGCTGCAAACAAGCTGCATCTGAACTGTGTTACTCAGTGGGGTTAACACCAGGTGTTACTTGGTGTTGACTGCCACCTTGCAATTAATAAATGTGCCTGGCTGGCTGATGGGAATCCTTGATTAAGAGTAGAGAAATGATGCACTTGAACTGCATTAGCACTGCAGATTTCTTACCATTAAGCTCATTATGATTGTTCAGTGGTACATTTGTCACTTCTGTTGTAATGATACTTACCAAAGTGTGCTAGGAAGATGTCCTCTGGCATACAGAAACTCTGTTCAGCTTCTGATGTAAAGGGAGGTCTGCTCTGTCATGTGGGACCTTACAGTCTCTGGTGCAAGAGTACAGACCTCTGTAGGAGCTAAGCCAACAAGCCTTTGGTGTATAAAACACTGTTATGAAACAGTTAAGATAAACAGTTCTTGTTTCTTGCAGGTTCTGTCAAGTGACAACATGGGGAGCAATTCCAGCACGCAGTTCTGCTGTGGGACTTGTGGGAGATgtaagaaggaagaggaagtaAACGAAGAGACCAGTGAGACCAAGCCGATTTTGCAGACCTCGAGGGATCCATCAATCTGTATTGAGAAGCAGCCTTCCACACCAGCCCTGAAAGCCTCTGAACAAGGCTCTGAAGAGGTGCAGTCACTGTGCTGGAACCAACAGCTGTCAGCtgatgctgcagagcagagcacagagacCTGTTCTCCTGCAGATCCCACAGGAGTGACTGAGGAATGGAAGGCAGCCTGGGGCTCCATGGATTTCTTGGTGGCATCTGCAGATAGGGAGACCGAAGGAGAGGTTGCAGTCTTAACGCAATTGCAAAGCCagcaaggaagagagaaaccatgcaacacagaagagaaaataaaacctgtttccCATGCTTCTGAGGCCCAGCTGGTTATGCATGCAGCTCAGGCTGTGAGTCTTGTTGCATTTATAGGACAGCCTGATGaacgggctggggctggcagtgaGGATGGCTCATATGCTGGAGGAACTCTGCAAGAAACAAATATTCTCAACCTCATGGAAATCACAGGGGAAACAGCAGCTGGCCAAGAGTGCGAGATCAAGCCTCCCACAGAGACTGCTGAGAGTCCTGTAGGAAGGAACTTGCCACTGTATGCTGTGCAGGAGATGGCAAAGGAGGCTGAGCCCTGTCTTCCTGCTGAGCACACAGAGGAGATGGACAGGACTAGTCTTGCTGAAGGAAGCCCTCAATCCACTGGGAGTGACAAGATCATGGTTCTTGTAGAGACAGAACCTCGAAGTGTCCAGGTTACACAGGAGACTAAGAAGACAGAGGATCCTCCAGAAGAAATAGTAAGTGGTATGGCTGAGAGACACTCTACTTCTGCAATACTTTGGGAGGCTCTGTATCCAGGAGGGGAATATCCAGAGTCAGCAAACCAGCTGCTTGACCTCTTGAAGGAAGACACCCAGTCAGTTGTGCTAACTGCACAGGAGATGCAGAGCCTGAGTTCTGCAGAGTCTGATGAACTGAGTGAAGTCTTCTGCCAGTCAAGTGACAAAGATCAAATATGCCTCAGTGATCTGGTGGAAGATGAGGAGATCAGGGAATGTGATCCAGAAACTCTAACAGGTGGAGCAGAGCCCCAGGAGACAATCACACAACCAACAATTCTGGTTCCAGAGGAACCCCTGGCTTGCCCTCAGGTGCCTGTAAAGGAAGAAGCTGAGTTTCTGAATGTGGCACCCCTGCATTCAGAAGTGTTTGGGATTGGAGGAGAGATTCAGGCTGAAGATGCTGAAGCTTGAGAGACCTGGGGATCAAATGAAGTGGTGTCCAATGGCAAAGATGATGTACCTGCCTTTAAGAACTTCAGCtaaaagaagcaattaactcAAGCTGTTGAACCCAGGATTTTGTGCTTTGTGTCCTGGACTTTAGAGAGTGATTTTGCTGAACAGATTATACATACAGTAGACCTTTCCAGATATTCTCCTGAATTATAGTTCAGTCATAgtgctgttccttttttttttccagtagttgATTCTTCAGTTGATTCTGCTCTCACACCTTACTGGGAGAAGTAATTCACTTAAACTGTGGTTTCACTGAAGTAATGCTGGGCACTGCATTTCCCCCAGTGAGGTATCATGATACGAGGTTTCACCTCAGTCTTATGAAGAgtcagcaacaaaacaaacaaatgctcCTCTAATCTAGCCCAGTCAAGTGTTTTCTGTGAGGCTAACAGCTGCTTCCCTTGCTACCTCTAAATAATCAAGTCTTTGTAAGGGAAGCATCCAAGGAAGTAGCTCACAATTGATTGTCACTGCCATATTGTTAATattgaacaaatattttcacaagaaGTCAATGAAATGCTATTTCTGGTTTGTTGTTTGTACTTCTTGTGGTAATGGAAATGTTCATGTGACATTCTTCATGTAGAAAAAATGTAGTCTTGATCAGAATGCATAAGTCAGTGTATTGTAACTTAAATATACTGACTTTTAATGTTCATAACTGTATAGTatcaataaaatgttttaagatcaTGGCAAAAACATGCTGAATGCCTCTTAATTGTTGAGGTGAAGAATATGACtgactactgttttttttttctctatatgcTTTGAGGGATAAATGGTAATACTCTACTTAAAAAGTccaaacaaactaaacaaactCAGTGACCATATGGAGTAAAATGCCCAGATGcctatgggggggggggggtatgaAGGCATGCTGAAATTTCTAGATTTTATAACTTGCATCAGAACTTAGAAATTATGCTGGAAAAAATCTCAAAGGCAAATTCATGTTGGTGACTTGATTTGTTTTGCCTGCATGTCACTGATAGCTGAGGAGTTGAGAGCTAAATGTTTCAAGTTACACTGGATGCTGGGATAACTCAATACTCTGAGGGAACTGTTTTGGGAGAGGAAAAGACTTTCTTAAACACTTTGACCTCCTTTCTTTCAAATGCACTTAGGCTGACAAAGTGTCCTATGTTTCAGACCTGCCATCTTCTCTCACTTATGAGTCCATACACTGCAAAGAAAGAGACACCtataatattttcctgttacttACAAGGCTGGTCCAAGCTGGTAAACCACTCTTGCAGCTTAGTTGGACAGTCTCTATCCCGATGCTGAAAAATCGGCTTCTTGGACCTAAAAGtaggaaaacattaaataaacaCTTCTGCAAAGGCTACTGAAAGCTCAACTTCTTTAAGTTGCTTGTCTTACTCGATTTGTTCTGCCAAAAGTCATGCAGTCTTCCCTGCTAAAGCTTCTTTCTAAGAGCTGCTTAGTAGGGAGCTGGGTGCCTtaacagctatttttttcccccaaactcATCTTGGTAACATAAAGCTTCACTTCAGGCAGGAGAGAGGCTTGAGTAAGTAATCCCAAGAGAAATTAAACTCAATCATGTTTATGCCTGCCTATGGCTTGATAAGTTAATTCTGTTAAGCAGGGTTATAATAAGTAACTGTGCTACAGGAAAAGTTTCCTAACTATTTGAAGGCTTCAGCATGTGGTTCCTTAGCCTGGAAACAAGGGAAAGGCAGAAATTTTACAAACTTTGAGCCATTAGGAAAAGCTAAGCATTGGTATCCAAACCGTGCTGCAGAGCTCGGTGTCTGAAAGCCCTTCTCGctctctgaagacaaaaattTTCAAACATAGCCTGTCATTGTCTTGTAATGTTAGCTGAATGACGAATGAGAGATGCCCCTGGGCAGATCGTCCAATGTATCTAGATGCCATAGTTAATGTACTGAGAGGCCCTGCCACGAGCATAGGAAGGAAGAGACAGCTCTAGTAAGAGGGAGGAGCTTGAACTCTCTGCAATCAAAAACATCAACACAAAGATCAGTGTTCTGAACTGACTGCAGCACACTCTTTGCAAGCGATGATGCTGTCTAAAAGGCTTTGGAACAGTCCTGTTCTACAGCGTTCAATCACGCAACCCCGTTCTGAGCTGCCATCTGAGCCAAGCTCTTCTTCAGGtctatgctttttaaaaagttgtcagAGAATCAGATGTATGCATTTGTAGAATCACCCTTTTAAATGTATCAAAgtagcagagagcagaaaaagctTTGGAGACAAATACTAAATCTAGCCAAGAGAGATATGATTGAcagaatttctttccttctcccatgTGTCACTTTGCCATCTTCCACAGTGTCTTGCATGCAACAGATTTTCTGGATTGTTTCAAATGGGTGTAAGTTGGACTTTGTTATTGGAATGTCTGTTTTCCACAATAATACaattgtaaggaaaaaaatgtatactttGAATCTCAGAAAGATTCCCACCACCCAGTGACGAGCTGATAACTAAGCGTCTTCCCATTGTACACAACACTGACAACAGCATCTATCCACAACAGCTGTAGCCAGGagccatttttcttctcacttacAATCAACAAATTAACTCAAAAGTTCTTATAGCATTTTCAAACCAAGGGGGAGCTGTGGACGCATCATTTCCTTGCAACCACCTTGTTTTGCAAAGCATCTATGTGTATTGCATAGACTTGCAGCCCTAGAGTGACCCAAGTTTTACAGCCACCGATCTGTGTCAGTCCCTATGTATTTTCATCTGTGTATCTCAAAAATTGAAATCGTGGATTAAGTTCATGTATTAACGGGCAGAAGTTTCCAGTAGTGAAAGAAACCATAAACTGCCTTTGTATTCCAGTTCTATGGAAGCCCGacagaaaatatgtaaatggcttttgaaaagctgttgtTAAGGAAAGATAGGTGTTACGTGAAACTCTTACAGCCAATGTAAATGCGATCGGGGAAGCCACTGAGACATGGAGGCCTGTTTTGTACTGTGCGAAGCAGACGTTGGACCACATTTAAAAGGCAAGACATGGACATTGTCCTGTTACGGTCTCAGAACAGGCTGCATGCATAGAATTACATCAACAAAGGCTCATTCTGCATTTATGAATCCAACAAATCAGGGTAGCTAGGCAAAGTATAGGATGCTGAACCAGATTTGCCATCAAAAGATGTAGGTTcatttaacaataaataaaatagtctgGAATCCAGTTATTTTGATCTTTTTGATCCTGCTCAGGTGCATTGCTGTTGGCGGTGTATATTTAGAATCTGCCTTTATGCTCACGTCTCTGGGATTAGTTTGCTTTTACTGGATATTTGCTTTCGTGTTTTGCGCAGGTGACCTATTTAGCATTGCAGCTCCCAGTCAGTAAACACAACTGGAGTGATACGGTAATGTTAACGCCAACAGAGGGTTATCAGCTGTGGCTGgaagcattaaaataaactgtagCCACCGTGAAATAGCTAATTGCATGACTCAATCAGttgaagacagcagaaaagtGGTAAGGGGAGTAATTTTTCACCCCTAAGTGGCCAGTATAAAATAATACCAGAGACCATGGGTTCACTAACATCATTTGTAAATTAAAGCGCTGACTGCCTTTAGCATGCCTGTTACTCCGGTACTACACATTGCACGTTATAAACAGTGGTCACTGTTCATTGTTCATGACTGCACTGTTTTAATCTtcagttttagttttaataGTCAATGCCAATTACCAAATAACAACAATCATACAAATAACATATCAGCTGCTTTTAGGAAGGACAGCCATATGCTGTTTCCAATGGCAATGAAATGGCTgggaaaaacagtaagaaaaaaaaataaaaattaagggGACTTCAGAACCTGCTGGAACCAACATTGAGAGCCAAAGGGGGAAGAGATTGAGTGTGACCACCTCCTCCTATTTAAGGCCAGACTGATGCCCTTGTGTTGTAGGTGATGGGTGTTCAGTGGGGAGGATTGTGGAGTTGTGTTGGTAAGGGTGGGGAATTTTATGATGTGCTTTTTGTGCTATCTGAGTCTATCAGctagtttgcctttttttttttttggatgggtttttcttcccttttatgCAAGCTTTTACAGTGTGGGTCTCTTTGAGTAAAGTAGGtatctttgtttttaacctgtGCGATGGCAGGCCTTGCTACTCCATTGTCTAGGTTTACTCTTGTGCTGGAGGTTTACTTTTACTTCTTGGTTTGCTTTGTGCTTCTTGCAGGTGGTTAATCTTTTCTTAATGGCCTTATTAAGGAGTAAGCCATGCTGTCTCTTGTGGGCTTCAAATTCATGTgtagtggtttttttgtttgttttgttttttctgtttgccttgCTCCTACCCCCAAGCTCCTATCCTCCTTGACTGGTCTGACTCCAATCTAAGAAACTCGGCAGCTTTGCTACAGAAGTCTGTAGTATAACAGAATGCTATTGGCACTGCAGCCATCCTGCTGAAAGGTAAAAGCAGTGCCTGCATGGCTGCTTGGCTCCTGGAAGCTTAGGTGGAACTGCAATTGTTTTTTCAGTGGCCTGGTTTGATTACCAGGAAGTACTAGGTACTCTTTTCCTACCAGgtactctctttttcttcctcctcagactcttctttctttaaagatcatctctgTGTCTTGTTCTTCCCTCTCATGTGCAACTCCACCTGTATTTAGCTTGCTTCTGTAGCCTCTGACAATGCTCTCCAGCTAATATTATGTGAGAACGTGGCAACTACTGTCTGCAAAAGGATGTGAGCTAATAAGGATCCATGTCTTTCAGGTGTGAAGCTGCTTCTCTGAGACAGTTTCCTGCTCATCTTCAGGCAGTGTGCAGCTTGTAGCTGGGTGGCATCACCTTCAGAAGACAGCTGTTAATTGGGTTGCTCCTGTCAGCTCTGGCAATGGGTGGTATCTTTGGCAAGAACAAGAGGCTCTGTGTGTTTCCTaggaaagttgttttttgtaAGGCCAAAGTTAAAAAGACATCAGGAGCTGCACATATGTCCCATGATGCTTCAACATGGACTGGGGAGAACCATTTTCACTTGGCACGTATAGGAAGGACCCCAGAAAGCCCTGAACCTTCTCTTGCAGAATCAGATTCGGATATTGCTGAAGGTGAACCTGCTGCTCAAACTCAGATGGACCGAGGAGATCCGGCTGCATCTCTGCATGCACAACACACTGAAGGCCCACTTACTGCCTCGTCTAGAGATGCACAAGACGGTGAGGTGCCACAGGACCCTGAAGCCGAACCTAGCACAGAGGTGACACAACATCAGGAACCTGTTGAACAGACAAAACAAGAAGCCCAATCTGCCAGGAGAAGCCTACAAGAGATCAGTGAAGCTCAAGCTGTTGAGCAGCCTACTGGTGGCTGTAAGCCCTGTGAGCGACTCAGCTGCAAGGATCATGAAGCAAGAGCTCCTACACAGACTACAGTGAAGGCTGATGTCCACGTGTGTGCAGAAGTCCAAGGTGGACCCAGTAAAGATCAGCCTGCCCTAGTGGAGTCTGAGCAGTTGCATCATGCAGAACAAGATGCCACAGTTACTTGTGTTTCAGAGGAAACTTGTGAGGAAAAGATCCACGAGGAAGTGCCTGTGGAGAGGGCGGCTGAGTCCCCAGCTGCATTGTGTAATGTGGGGGAGACAGAGATGCCTCTAAAGACCACAGAGACAAGAGAGGTCATCACAAATGCGCAGagatctgcagaaaagcagatagTGGAAAAAGCATGCTGTGCTGCTAAAGCCCCATCTGATCTCCAGCTGGAACAAGATACAGAGGTTCTTATTACTGAGtatgtggaagaaaatgcttctgaGTCAGAGCAAGCTGGAGAAATGGCTGAGGTTGGTGATGATGGGCAAACATCTAAAGAGATCCCATGCTGTCTGGCAGAAACTCCGACCGCTCTGCGGGATAAGGAGATGATTAAAGTTAGCAATGGGGGAGAAccagcctgctgcagagaaCTGCTGAAAGAGCACCTGAAATCTGATGCAGCAACCACTGAGCAGACTCACGGTTTGTCTGCTGCAGAGTGATGCGCCTGCTGCCTTGATCCTGCAAGGAGCCAAGATGGGCAAGTACCCAATGGGTGCTTGTATCCTAAAGGACTTGGGGCAGGGTGGTCATAAAGCCTGCTTTGAAAAGTGGTACTACATTTCAGGCTGGTATATAGATATAGCCTTCTGCAGGTGGCACCAATTCCCTTCCTTCCCTAGCTGGGGGGCAGTATGAGGTGATGGGATGTGGGCAAGTGTACCTCAGTACAAGTTACAAGTATATTTATGTAGataactttcctttttcctccacGTGCACATACACCCAAGCTAGGGCTAGCACTTGGTAACTTTCTAACCCTGCATGACTGCACAGGGTTAAGTTTTCTCTGACAAACAAGCCAGATCTATTAATTATACTTGTCTGTATACCCTACTCTGATTGTCACTGCTTGAAACTatgctgaaatgctgtgtgGATTGTGAAGTCTGCTGCAACTGGAATCAATAAAGGGGCATATTTTAACACTGGTTGATATcaattgctgttttattaatGGCCAGCTGCTCCAGGGCTTGTGCTAAGTGAATGGAGGTGAATAAGCTAGGAGAAGAGGCCTATGGAAGTAGTCATCTCCAGGGCATAACCACCAGGAGATGTTCCTGATGGTCATTTTGCTGCAAGTAATAAATATGTCAGGCTACCACAGACACTATGCTTGTCTGTAATTATACAGCTCCTAAATGCAGGAGAGGCCTCTTGTCAAACCTGGTTAGTTGGGCGCGCGAACCCGAACTTCAAAAATGATGTAGTGCTAAAgggaaccagaaaaaaaaaaaaagcctaatttatttcctttgctttcaacCCCCCAAAAAGGGGTTTGCATAGAATTATTCTGCCAGAGCTCAAGGGGAATTATAAGTGAACTTGTACTAGACAGAGAGCTGGAGAGCTACAATGTAAAGGAGAGTAAGATTAATCTTCCCTAAAGAAACCATTTCCAGCTATTGTGTTCCTGTGTACTTCCTATAATAGCAGGCTTCAcagaagaggggagagaaaaaaaaagataaaggcaAGTCAGGATATGAGAATTTTGATAGTGATGCATCTATTTAAAGGATGATTGGTTTTACTATCTTTATTAGTTTAATCACATCAGGAAGATAGTGTATCCTTAAACATTTCCTTAAAGTAAGGGACCAGGCTGGTGCATCATGAGCCTACCAGTTTAAGCCTTCCTTAACAAGTTTTCCCTCTTGACCAAATCTGGATGGAGACACTGTTTATGGCAATGTTTCTTTACTCTCCCTTAACACAGAGCACGTTCATCCCCCTTGGCTGTTATATAAAATCCTGAAGGTACCTCCATCAGCTGATTATGTTGACAAGCTGTCCTGGGTCGGTTGCTTctaaaaaaaactgctgctgatGTTAGTCTGGAAGAATGCGTGCCCTCCTTACTTACAATTTAGATTTACCAACCTGTGGATGGGTAGGCAGGCTCCTCCTTACCAATACCAGGAGAGCAAGGAGGCCTGAGgaaatcactgaaaaagaaacaaagctagcaaacagcaacagaaacttCTGTGCACTGTTCTGCCAGTATCTTAGATACTCAGAACAGCCACTATAATTAATTGCCAAGTATTTTCAAAGGTTAGTATTTATCATCTGCTCCCTGTTTTGCAGTTGCTGAGAAAACCAAGGGGATGTTTGACAATGTGGcacaaagaaatacagaaagcagtgaaatacTCAAGAAGAGAATTACAGCTTTAGTGGAGACAAAAGAACACCTTTCCTTCTTACGCTGCACAAGTGctaaacagcagaaaggaagaaattatgaGGGACAGATTAAGGCATAAAGTAGATGGAAGCTTGCTTGCATGTATTCCTGGCAAAGGATCGTGGAAGCAGTGGCAATGTAGGATTCTTAGAGTGACTTTCTATCACTGGGGTTGGGCAAGCATTTCAGAGAACCTGGAGCAAAGATCTCTCtctggtttggggaaaaaatagatttttgcaTTCTTGCATTAgagaatcatttattttcaaaatcagcttgtttttgtattttatgcttGTGATTTAATTAATGCTTGCATCTCACTACTCAACAGGGAGCCATATAAGAGTGATTCAGCAACTCTTATTCCCATTATGACTGTTGGTAGTACGTAGCTGAGACTGAAGGTATTGGTTTAATCTAGAGTCACAGTGAAATGTATAATTACGTGACAGACTGAAACAAATGGGTGACGGGGATCAATTTTCACCCCAAATGCTATCATACAGAATAATACCGCAGGCTACAGTTTCACAAACATTGTTCCTAAATTCAAGCCTGCATCAGACTGGCTGCTGTACAGCTG harbors:
- the LOC121058666 gene encoding uncharacterized protein LOC121058666: MGSNSSTQFCCGTCGRCKKEEEVNEETSETKPILQTSRDPSICIEKQPSTPALKASEQGSEEVQSLCWNQQLSADAAEQSTETCSPADPTGVTEEWKAAWGSMDFLVASADRETEGEVAVLTQLQSQQGREKPCNTEEKIKPVSHASEAQLVMHAAQAVSLVAFIGQPDERAGAGSEDGSYAGGTLQETNILNLMEITGETAAGQECEIKPPTETAESPVGRNLPLYAVQEMAKEAEPCLPAEHTEEMDRTSLAEGSPQSTGSDKIMVLVETEPRSVQVTQETKKTEDPPEEIVSGMAERHSTSAILWEALYPGGEYPESANQLLDLLKEDTQSVVLTAQEMQSLSSAESDELSEVFCQSSDKDQICLSDLVEDEEIRECDPETLTGGAEPQETITQPTILVPEEPLACPQVPVKEEAEFLNVAPLHSEVFGIGGEIQAEDAEA
- the LOC121058688 gene encoding uncharacterized protein LOC121058688; translated protein: MGGIFGKNKRLCVFPRKVVFCKAKVKKTSGAAHMSHDASTWTGENHFHLARIGRTPESPEPSLAESDSDIAEGEPAAQTQMDRGDPAASLHAQHTEGPLTASSRDAQDGEVPQDPEAEPSTEVTQHQEPVEQTKQEAQSARRSLQEISEAQAVEQPTGGCKPCERLSCKDHEARAPTQTTVKADVHVCAEVQGGPSKDQPALVESEQLHHAEQDATVTCVSEETCEEKIHEEVPVERAAESPAALCNVGETEMPLKTTETREVITNAQRSAEKQIVEKACCAAKAPSDLQLEQDTEVLITEYVEENASESEQAGEMAEVGDDGQTSKEIPCCLAETPTALRDKEMIKVSNGGEPACCRELLKEHLKSDAATTEQTHGLSAAE